In a single window of the Osmerus eperlanus chromosome 4, fOsmEpe2.1, whole genome shotgun sequence genome:
- the LOC134018443 gene encoding L-rhamnose-binding lectin CSL3-like, whose protein sequence is MSRKTTSPRLTLGALILLACCMSTGAVTTDICEGQQATLNCGSSVINVVSANYGRTDRVTCISGRPRHQIRNTNCLNPTTFPLVTSMCNGHTSCSLDASNSVFSDPCYGTYKYLHVIYNCIPPKTTVICEGQQATLNCGSSHINVVSANYGRTDRVTCVTGRPPSQISNTNCLNPTTLLSVAGMCNGHTSCSLSASNSVFSDPCYGTYKYLYVTYTCT, encoded by the exons ATGTCTAGAAAGACCACGAGTCCTCGTCTCACGCTGGGTGCTTTGATCT tGCTGGCATGTTGTATGTCTACAGGAGCAG TGACTACAGACATCTGTGAAGGTCAGCAGGCCACCCTGAACTGTG GGAGTTCTGTGATCAACGTGGTCAGTGCTAACTATGGACGCACCGACCGTGTGACCTGCATCTCTGGTCGTCCACGACATCAGATTCGCAACACCAACTGCCTCAACCCCACAACCTTCCCGTTGGTGACTAGCAT GTGCAATGGGCATACAAGCTGTTCTCTGGATGCCTccaactctgtgttctctgatcccTGTTATGGAACCTACAAATACCTGCATGTGATCTACAACTGCATTCCCCCAA AGACGACAGTGATCTGTGAAGGTCAGCAGGCTACCCTAAACTGTG ggaGTTCTCATATCAACGTTGTCAGTGCTAACTATGGACGCACAGACAGGGTGACCTGCGTCACTGGTCGTCCACCAAGCCAGATTAGCAACACCAACTGCCTCAACCCCACAACCTTGCTGTCGGTGGCTGGCAT GTGCAATGGACATACAAGctgttctctgtctgcctccaactctgtgttctctgatcccTGTTATGGAACCTACAAATACCTGTATGTGACCTATACCTGCACATGA